The proteins below come from a single Serinus canaria isolate serCan28SL12 chromosome 6, serCan2020, whole genome shotgun sequence genomic window:
- the GOT1 gene encoding aspartate aminotransferase, cytoplasmic yields MAASIFAAVPHSPPVAVFKLTADFREDSDSRKVNLGVGAYRTDEGQPWVLPVVKKVEQMIANDNSLNHEYLPILGLPEFRANASRIALGDDSPAIKENRVGSVQCLGGTGALRIGADFLRRWYNGNNNTATPVYVSTPSWENHNSVFMDAGFKDIRTYHYWDAAKRGLDLQGLLSDMEKAPEFSIFILHACAHNPTGTDPTPDQWKQIAAVMKRRSLFPFFDSAYQGFASGSLDKDAWAVRYFVSEGFELFCAQSFSKNFGLYNERVGNLTVVGKDADNVQRVLSQMEKIVRTTWSNPPSQGARIVATTLASPQLFDEWKGNVKTMADRVLLMRSELRSRLEALGTPGTWNHITEQIGMFSFTGLNPKQVEYMVKEKHIYLMASGRINMCGLTTKNLDYVAKSIHEAVTKIQ; encoded by the exons ATGGCCGCCTCCATCTTCGCCGCCGTCCCCCACTCCCCGCCTGTCGCCGTCTTCAAGCTCACGGCGGATTTCCGGGAGGACAGCGACTCGCGGAAGGTCAACCTCGGCGTGGGCG CCTACCGCACGGACGAGGGGCAGCCATGGGTCCTGCCGGTGGTGAAGAAAGTGGAGCAGATGATCGCCAACGACAACAGCTTGAACCACGAGTATCTGCCCATCCTGGGCCTGCCCGAGTTCCGGGCCAATGCCTCCCGGATCGCCCTGGGTGATGACAGCCCTGCCATCAAGGAGAACCGG GTGGGAAGTGTTCAGTGCCTGGGTGGGACGGGCGCTCTGCGGATCGGTGCTGACTTCCTGAGGCGCTGGTACAATGGCAACAACAACACGGCCACCCCCGTCTACGTCTCCACTCCATCCTGGG agaacCACAATTCTGTGTTTATGGATGCTGGCTTCAAAGATATTAGAACCTACCACTACTGGGATGCTGCCAAGAGGGGTCTGgatctccaggggctgctgagtGACATGGAG AAAGCCCCGGAGTTCTCCATTTTCATCCTCCATGCCTGTGCACACAACCCAACAGGCACAGACCCTACTCCTGATCAGTGGAAGCAGATTGCTGCTGTCATGAAG CGCCGGAGCCTGTTTCCATTCTTCGACTCAGCGTACCAAGGGTTTGCCTCTGGCAGCCTGGACAAGGATGCCTGGGCTGTGCGATACTTTGTCTCCGAGGGCTTTGAGCTCTTCTGTGCACAGTCGTTTTCCAAGAACTTTGGGCTCTACA ATGAACGGGTGGGGAACCTGACCGTGGTGGGGAAGGATGCAGACAACGTGCAGCGTGTGCTGTCCCAGATGGAGAAGATTGTGCGCACCACTTGGTCCAACCCTCCCTCCCAGGGAGCGCGCATTGTGGCAACGACACTTGCTTCCCCGCAGCTCTTTGATGAGTG gaagggcaaTGTGAAGACAATGGCAGATCGGGTCTTGCTGATGCGGTCAGAGCTCCGGTCTAGACTGGAGGCCCTTGGGACCCCAGGCACCTGGAACCACATCACAGAGCAGATCGGCATGTTCAGCTTCACAGGCTTGAACC CTAAGCAGGTGGAGTACATGGTCAAGGAAAAACACATCTACCTGATGGCTAGTGGGCGCATCAACATGTGTGGTCTAACTACCAAGAACCTGGACTATGTGGCCAAGTCCATCCATGAAGCTGTCACAAAAATCCAATGA